TTCGTATCCCATGAATGTGAATGTTAGTGCTCCCATCCATGCTGCGACTGCTATTGAAACCGCAACTGTCACTGCAATCAAGATGATCGCTGCAATCACTGGGCTTAACGCCTTTCTACTTCTCCACAATTTTTTCATTTTCATTTTTTCCCTCCTTTGAGGTTCACTAGAACGATAATGCAAGCATCGACATTTAAATCTTACGACTTAAGACACTATATTCCCAGAATCAGATACAGACCCACCATAGGCTTCCTACACAAACGCCTCGATCAACGTTCAGCCTTATCAAAAAACTCCAAAAAGGAGCTCCACCACTTTCTCACTGAGGCCACTTCTGCCAAGTGGATTTTTGCTACTCTTGTTCAGAGCATACATGTAAATGTAACAAATGTAGGCGTTCGACGTAACGTTTCTGTAGGTAATATTATAAGCTATAATTTATAGTAATACTTGTGGTGAAAAATATGGCTACAACCACCATCCAAGTGAAACGTAGAAACCTGAAATTATTAGAGGTACTGAAAAGAAGTATGCAAGCGAAAAGTTACGATGAGGTCATTGAAAGGTTGCTTGCTGAGAAGGTTGGAGTCCCAGCAGATATGTTCGGTGTTGATAAGGGAAGAATCTCGAAGTTTACAGAGGAAAACAGGCTGGAAGATAGAGATTGATAGTTCTCGATAGCTACGCCTGGATCGAGTATTTCTTGGGCAGCGACACCGGGAGAACCGTAAGAGAACACCTCAACACCGAAGAAGTCGTTACCCCTTCCATAACATTAGCTGAGATAGCAAGGAAATATCTGCGAGAAGAAGTGGAACAAGAAGATGTTTTAAAACGGCTCAACTTTATCTCAACGAGTAGCACAGTAATGGAGATCAACGCAGAGTTAAGCTTGGCAGCAACCAAGGCCTACCTTGAGCTTTCTGAGAAGGCAAAAGTGGAGCAGCT
The DNA window shown above is from Candidatus Bathyarchaeota archaeon and carries:
- a CDS encoding VapB-type antitoxin → MATTTIQVKRRNLKLLEVLKRSMQAKSYDEVIERLLAEKVGVPADMFGVDKGRISKFTEENRLEDRD
- a CDS encoding type II toxin-antitoxin system VapC family toxin; the encoded protein is MVLDSYAWIEYFLGSDTGRTVREHLNTEEVVTPSITLAEIARKYLREEVEQEDVLKRLNFISTSSTVMEINAELSLAATKAYLELSEKAKVEQLRRPSLTDGIILASGRALGAKIVTGDELFKGLAEVIYIG